The following coding sequences lie in one Arachis ipaensis cultivar K30076 chromosome B05, Araip1.1, whole genome shotgun sequence genomic window:
- the LOC110262706 gene encoding skin secretory protein xP2-like — protein MARIMRSSWVSLLVLYLVSTNLMNSLEAQLMSPGSAPAPEGPAQAPQGPAPAPEGPASAPAPEGPASAPAPVSPAATPEGPASAPAPISPAPTPKAPAPTPKSSPAPAPPAHTTPVPAPASPGGGGGSSGLSGGQKAGIVIGVLLGAALIGFGGLVYKKRQSNIRRSRYSNAAQDFNL, from the coding sequence ATGGCAAGAATAATGAGAAGTAGCTGGGTAAGTCTCCTAGTACTATATCTAGTGTCAACAAATTTGATGAACTCTTTGGAGGCTCAGCTTATGTCACCAGGATCTGCACCTGCACCTGAAGGACCAGCACAAGCACCACAAGGTCCGGCACCAGCACCTGAAGGCCCGGCCTCAGCACCTGCACCTGAAGGCCCAGCATCAGCACCTGCACCCGTATCTCCAGCAGCAACACCTGAAGGTCCGGCATCAGCACCTGCACCTATATCTCCAGCACCAACACCAAAAGCTCCAGCACCAACACCTAAATCATCTCCAGCACCAGCTCCTCCTGCTCACACTACACCAGTGCCAGCACCTGCAAGTCCAGGGGGTGGAGGAGGCTCATCTGGTCTGAGTGGTGGACAAAAGGCAGGAATAGTAATAGGAGTGCTGTTGGGAGCAGCTCTGATAGGATTTGGAGGGTTGGTTTACAAAAAGCGCCAAAGCAATATCAGAAGAAGCCGATATAGCAATGCAGCACAGGACTTCAATCTTTGA